In one window of Macrobrachium rosenbergii isolate ZJJX-2024 chromosome 27, ASM4041242v1, whole genome shotgun sequence DNA:
- the LOC136853701 gene encoding cleavage and polyadenylation specificity factor subunit 6-like, with translation MKSLLLFGALGVAMVSAQGPGPQPPPPPPPCPNTDYSCKCERLMGLKPPRGFPPPPPRGGAPQPGASPPPPPRVPKPQPGGSVSGRPPPPDSPKDRELRDNIKKQCFNGTEPSGQEPVLTDAQKNCIFNLFMTSKGVIVGGVINQQNAISFMTSSVEEQAALLGLSSTAVTAVKAKLSEGVQACYTTYSTKDQIPDFRALRERQVPGCSRRTGVRNRPSPQRAEKKQRHCQVEVAKNRLLQLNCNYRTRGNWKWISFLTVR, from the exons ATGAAGTCCCTACTGCTCTTCGGCGCCCTGGGCGTTGCGATGGTATCAGCACAAG GTCCAGGACCCCAAccacccccaccacccccaccGTGCCCAAACACGGACTACAGCTGCAAATGCGAAAGGCTCATGGGACTCAAGCCCCCAAGAGGATTCCCACCACCTCCACCAAGAGGCGGAGCCCCACAACCAGGAgcctcaccaccaccaccacctcgaGTCCCTAAACCTCAACCTGGAGGATCAGTTTCAGGAAGACCACCTCCCCCAGACTCTCCCAAGGACCGGGAGCTGCGCGACAACATCAAGAAACAGTGCTTCAACGGCACCGAACCCAGCGGCCAAG AGCCAGTACTGACCGACGCCCAGAAGAACTGCATCTTCAATCTGTTCATGACCAGCAAAGGCGTG ATCGTTGGCGGCGTGATCAACCAACAAAACGCCATCAGCTTCATGACGTCATCGGTGGAGGAACAAGCTGCCCTCCTTGGCCTGAGTTCTACTGCAGTAACAGCGGTGAAGGCTAAACTAAGCGAAGGCGTGCAAGCATGCTACACTACTTACAGCACCAAG GATCAGATCCCAGACTTCCGCGCCTTGCGTGAAAGACAAGTGCCAGGCTGCTCTCGCAGAACAGGCGTAAGGAACCGCCCATCCCCACAGAGGGCGGAAAAGAAGCAGCGGCACTGCCAGGTCGAAGTAGCAAAGAATCGTCTGCTCCAGCTGAACTGCAATTATCGGACGCGAGGAAACTGGAAATGGATCAGTTTTCTTACTGTCAGATAA